From a single Paenibacillus sp. FSL R5-0345 genomic region:
- the pnuC gene encoding nicotinamide riboside transporter PnuC, with translation MKKVAGGWNLFEISWLVLFTSIAVGFTVITKDSLFGFTVFITGVLCVVLAAKGNLLSYVFGMYNTVGYAYLAYINGLFGEVMLNLLFFVPMNVIGFYMWKNNRQEDGKLTMRQMDLKGLLLVGMVCVIGCLLLGFGLSFIPGQNSPYIDATTTVLSVIATFLMVRRFKEQWLVYIVLNLFTVLLWTIRTLEGSGEGLLMIVMWSSYLVNAVYGYYIWNKGAKEVAV, from the coding sequence ATGAAAAAGGTGGCAGGTGGCTGGAATCTGTTCGAAATTTCGTGGTTGGTGCTGTTTACCTCAATTGCTGTCGGGTTTACGGTGATTACAAAGGACTCTTTATTCGGATTCACGGTTTTTATTACTGGAGTGTTATGTGTGGTACTTGCAGCAAAAGGTAACTTATTGAGCTATGTTTTCGGTATGTACAATACTGTCGGTTACGCATATTTGGCCTATATTAACGGTTTGTTTGGAGAGGTAATGCTGAATCTGCTATTCTTCGTTCCTATGAATGTCATTGGTTTCTACATGTGGAAAAATAACCGTCAAGAAGACGGTAAGCTGACCATGCGACAGATGGATCTAAAAGGACTGCTCCTCGTTGGGATGGTCTGTGTGATTGGCTGTTTATTACTCGGATTTGGGCTTTCGTTCATTCCGGGACAGAACTCGCCTTACATTGACGCCACTACGACGGTGCTGTCTGTTATTGCGACCTTCTTAATGGTTCGAAGATTCAAGGAACAATGGCTGGTCTATATCGTGTTAAATCTCTTTACAGTGCTGTTGTGGACGATTCGTACGCTGGAGGGTAGCGGAGAAGGCTTACTGATGATTGTGATGTGGAGCTCGTATCTGGTCAATGCAGTTTACGGGTACTATATTTGGAATAAAGGGGCGAAGGAGGTGGCGGTATGA
- a CDS encoding AAA family ATPase: MKTLGLTLGKFAPLHKGHQFMIETALQEVDELIVVIYETTVTPIPLHVRANWIRRLYPKVRVIEAWDGPDGYSDVREHEIREEQYILGRLNGEQVTHFYSSEFYGEHMSLALGAVDRRVDEARERVPISATMIRSDPYKCREFVSDIVYRDLITKVVFVGAMSTGKSTITETLARSYCTTFASEYGRDYWTEHQVDRRIGLEAFDEIAVGHMEREEQAILAANRFLFVDTNAITTYMFALDYHGRAPELLTRIALENAQRYDLFFLCDDDIPYDDTWDRSGDQKRHIFHKQIMADLKERRIPYITLRGSLEERIRKVNEVLAKFEPYGNFFGTLND; this comes from the coding sequence ATGAAAACGCTTGGACTAACACTTGGAAAGTTCGCCCCGCTGCATAAAGGTCATCAGTTCATGATCGAAACGGCGCTACAAGAGGTCGATGAATTAATCGTGGTCATTTACGAAACGACGGTCACACCGATCCCGCTTCATGTCCGGGCAAACTGGATTCGCAGGCTTTATCCGAAAGTCCGGGTAATCGAAGCTTGGGATGGCCCGGACGGGTATTCGGATGTTAGGGAGCATGAGATCCGGGAAGAACAGTATATACTCGGTCGACTGAACGGAGAGCAAGTAACGCATTTTTACTCAAGTGAGTTTTATGGCGAACATATGAGTCTCGCTTTGGGTGCGGTAGACCGGCGGGTCGATGAAGCCCGCGAGCGGGTTCCGATCTCAGCGACGATGATCCGTTCCGATCCATATAAGTGCAGAGAGTTCGTAAGTGATATCGTGTACCGCGATTTGATCACGAAAGTGGTATTCGTTGGAGCGATGTCGACGGGTAAGTCGACGATCACCGAAACACTGGCACGGAGTTATTGCACGACGTTTGCGAGTGAATACGGGCGCGATTATTGGACAGAGCATCAGGTGGACCGCCGAATCGGCTTGGAAGCGTTCGATGAAATCGCGGTGGGACATATGGAGCGAGAAGAACAGGCAATTCTTGCGGCGAACCGGTTTCTGTTCGTCGATACTAATGCAATTACGACGTATATGTTCGCCCTAGATTACCATGGCCGGGCCCCCGAGCTGTTAACCCGGATCGCTCTGGAGAACGCGCAACGTTATGATCTGTTCTTCCTATGCGATGACGATATTCCTTACGACGATACATGGGACCGCAGCGGCGATCAGAAGCGGCATATTTTTCATAAACAGATTATGGCGGATTTAAAGGAGCGGCGGATTCCCTATATTACGCTGCGTGGGAGTCTGGAGGAACGTATACGCAAGGTAAACGAGGTACTGGCGAAGTTTGAGCCTTATGGAAACTTTTTTGGAACGTTGAACGATTAA
- a CDS encoding NUDIX hydrolase encodes MDLLDKDGLTERVFLEQYRAGDYDRPSVAVDMVIFTVIDTEADSYRKLPEKELRILLIRRGAHPFLGKWALPGGFVRQNETTEQAAVRELGEETGVEDVYLEQLYTFSDMGRDPRTWVISCSYMALINSDKMELKAGDDAADAAWFKVSYKPLREQKELIEDGYIKRLECELKLSSEDIELSAIVARTMTAKSTSTGTDYEIVSNDGLAFDHAKIIACAIERLRGKVNYTDIALHLMPKFFTLTELQQVYEVVMDKELLKAAFRRKVADLVAETDHYTENAGHRPSRLYRRNLED; translated from the coding sequence TTGGATTTGTTGGATAAGGATGGACTTACGGAACGCGTATTTTTGGAGCAGTACAGGGCAGGGGATTACGATCGGCCTTCGGTGGCGGTAGATATGGTAATTTTCACCGTGATAGATACAGAGGCGGATAGCTATCGCAAACTGCCAGAAAAGGAGTTGCGGATCTTGCTCATTCGCCGTGGAGCTCACCCCTTTCTGGGGAAATGGGCGCTACCTGGCGGCTTTGTCCGGCAGAATGAGACGACTGAGCAGGCAGCAGTAAGGGAACTTGGCGAGGAAACCGGCGTGGAAGACGTTTATTTGGAGCAGCTGTATACGTTTAGTGATATGGGGCGTGACCCACGAACGTGGGTGATTAGCTGCAGCTATATGGCTCTGATCAACAGTGACAAGATGGAGCTTAAGGCGGGAGATGACGCCGCTGACGCCGCCTGGTTCAAGGTATCCTATAAGCCGCTGCGGGAGCAAAAAGAGCTGATTGAGGACGGATACATCAAGAGGCTGGAGTGCGAACTCAAACTAAGCAGTGAAGATATAGAACTTTCGGCGATCGTGGCGAGGACTATGACAGCGAAGTCTACATCGACCGGCACGGATTATGAGATCGTATCGAATGACGGATTGGCTTTCGACCATGCGAAAATCATAGCATGCGCTATTGAGCGATTGCGGGGAAAAGTGAATTATACCGATATTGCACTGCACTTAATGCCGAAGTTTTTTACCCTAACGGAACTGCAGCAGGTTTATGAGGTAGTTATGGATAAAGAGCTGTTGAAGGCGGCCTTCCGGCGTAAAGTGGCTGATCTTGTGGCGGAAACCGATCATTACACCGAAAATGCGGGGCATAGGCCTTCCCGCTTGTATCGGAGAAATTTGGAGGATTAA
- a CDS encoding NADAR family protein, whose protein sequence is MIYNIDELRKAYNEGKKFKFVFFWGHTAPKNGSIDKSCFSQWWMCPFTVEGTQYSCAEQFMMAEKARLFSDDEILDFILKAKHPKEMKAFGRAVRNFDKDIWDKECYGIVKRASLAKFSQNPKLTDYLNSTKNRILVEASPQDCIWGIGMGQSNPDAENPVKWRGRNLLGFALTEARDELLRR, encoded by the coding sequence ATGATTTACAATATCGATGAGTTAAGAAAAGCATATAACGAGGGGAAAAAGTTCAAATTCGTGTTTTTTTGGGGACATACAGCGCCTAAGAACGGGAGCATCGACAAAAGCTGCTTCAGCCAATGGTGGATGTGCCCGTTTACGGTAGAGGGAACGCAGTACTCCTGTGCTGAGCAGTTTATGATGGCCGAGAAGGCAAGGTTGTTCAGTGATGACGAAATACTGGATTTCATCCTTAAAGCTAAACATCCAAAGGAGATGAAGGCTTTTGGACGTGCAGTCCGAAACTTTGACAAAGATATTTGGGATAAGGAATGTTACGGGATTGTCAAAAGAGCCAGCTTGGCCAAATTTTCACAAAATCCGAAGCTTACCGATTATCTCAACTCGACGAAGAACCGTATCCTAGTCGAAGCTAGCCCGCAGGACTGTATATGGGGGATCGGCATGGGCCAGTCCAATCCAGATGCAGAGAATCCCGTGAAATGGCGAGGCAGAAATCTGCTGGGGTTCGCACTAACGGAAGCGCGAGACGAGTTGCTTCGACGTTAG
- a CDS encoding response regulator transcription factor, with protein MKRKILYIEDNEKIGSYLKEELEQRGFSVQWLLSGDGAEKEVNQYGIVILDIMLPGLDGFTVGKRLKKAAPAVPILLLTARTSIDDKVEGLQFADDYLTKPFHTDELVARLEVLIRRSGGTHSERISLGNYIEVDSEVQMVFDKRTGEEIILTGKQHHILMYFLRHPNQVLPKEQIYEAIWEETYITGDKTLMVHIHRLRQKLERHPNSPEIIETLKGIGYRVKL; from the coding sequence TTGAAAAGAAAGATATTATACATTGAAGATAATGAGAAAATAGGCAGCTATCTAAAAGAAGAGTTGGAACAGCGAGGATTTTCGGTTCAGTGGCTGCTTTCTGGTGATGGAGCCGAAAAAGAAGTGAATCAGTATGGAATCGTTATTTTGGATATCATGTTACCCGGTTTGGACGGATTTACTGTGGGGAAACGATTAAAAAAGGCAGCTCCTGCTGTACCTATTTTGCTGTTAACAGCTCGAACATCGATAGATGATAAGGTAGAAGGTTTACAATTTGCCGATGACTATTTAACGAAACCATTCCATACGGATGAATTAGTTGCAAGATTAGAAGTACTAATCCGTCGAAGTGGCGGAACACATTCCGAACGCATTTCATTAGGAAATTATATTGAAGTAGATTCAGAAGTCCAAATGGTATTTGACAAACGCACAGGAGAAGAAATTATATTAACAGGGAAGCAACATCATATTTTAATGTACTTCTTACGCCACCCTAATCAAGTTTTACCAAAAGAACAAATCTATGAAGCCATCTGGGAAGAAACATATATAACTGGTGATAAAACACTAATGGTACATATCCATCGACTGCGTCAAAAGCTGGAACGTCATCCAAATTCCCCAGAGATTATTGAAACGTTGAAGGGAATAGGCTATCGGGTGAAACTATGA
- a CDS encoding HAMP domain-containing sensor histidine kinase: MKQTKSLFRHFLKGHFLFIFLPPIILIFLSAFIESPINGEELKALNLFYVVLLLFGFIIVAFVVISWIFFLRLRKRLTHLQEVMSFSANINSFPKPIFVQSDRMDEIDQLGSSFNWMIQQLEDSRKREHEEELLRHRLIANLSHDLRTPLTILRGHVTRLNKESMSQEGQNSLTEINHTITRVGDLMDDLLSYTLLTSGKHPFKPTSTDIGRLVRASVAAWYPVFEEKEIQIEVDLPTDETFYWEADPKWMTRVLDNLFQNILRHAAEGKYVNIVVDVEKEQIIVADRGPGMNNSSYERGVGIGLSTSNYMLKKMKLKADFISNEDGTRVAIGRT; this comes from the coding sequence ATGAAACAGACTAAATCATTATTTCGTCATTTTCTAAAAGGACATTTTCTATTTATCTTTTTGCCTCCAATTATACTTATTTTCTTATCTGCTTTCATTGAATCTCCTATTAATGGTGAAGAGCTGAAAGCGTTAAATCTATTTTACGTTGTACTACTTTTGTTTGGTTTTATTATTGTCGCATTTGTTGTAATATCTTGGATTTTCTTCTTAAGACTTCGTAAACGCCTTACCCACTTACAGGAAGTCATGTCATTTTCAGCTAATATTAATTCATTTCCTAAACCAATATTTGTTCAAAGTGATCGTATGGATGAAATAGACCAGTTAGGGAGTTCTTTTAATTGGATGATTCAGCAGCTTGAAGACAGTCGCAAGCGAGAACATGAAGAGGAATTGTTACGACATCGACTCATAGCGAATTTATCTCACGACTTACGAACGCCACTTACCATTTTGCGAGGACATGTCACCCGATTAAATAAAGAATCAATGAGTCAAGAAGGACAAAACTCATTAACAGAGATAAATCATACGATTACAAGAGTGGGGGATCTAATGGATGATTTACTTTCCTATACATTGCTTACATCAGGGAAACATCCTTTTAAGCCCACTTCAACAGATATTGGACGTTTAGTAAGAGCATCTGTTGCTGCGTGGTATCCTGTATTTGAAGAAAAAGAAATCCAGATCGAGGTTGATTTACCGACAGATGAGACTTTTTATTGGGAAGCAGATCCTAAATGGATGACACGGGTTCTGGATAATTTATTTCAGAATATTCTTCGTCATGCAGCAGAGGGGAAATATGTAAATATTGTGGTTGATGTAGAAAAAGAACAAATCATTGTTGCAGACAGAGGTCCAGGTATGAATAACTCTTCCTATGAACGTGGAGTGGGAATTGGTTTATCGACTTCGAATTATATGTTGAAAAAAATGAAGCTGAAAGCTGATTTTATATCAAATGAAGATGGGACAAGAGTAGCTATTGGTAGAACTTAA
- a CDS encoding ABC transporter ATP-binding protein → MLWLITINNLVKRRGTGEILSGISFKARPGRVTGFLGPNGAGKSSTLRILLGLDRATSGSALINGKPFAELHNPLATVGAALDGFGAHRMRTGRAHLRWIARAAGLSNSRVEEVLEIVGLTNAAGKRVGKYSLGMGRRLGIAAALLGDPKILILDEPVNGLDPEGIRWIRTFLRERAESGNTVLLSSHLMGELAETVDDVVIIKHGTIVADGTLEEVIGNHSTLEEAFFALTSDNAGDVV, encoded by the coding sequence GTGTTATGGTTGATTACAATTAATAACTTAGTCAAACGTCGTGGAACTGGGGAAATCTTATCAGGTATCAGTTTTAAAGCTAGACCAGGTAGAGTAACTGGTTTTTTAGGTCCAAATGGCGCAGGTAAAAGTTCTACACTTCGCATCCTGCTTGGATTAGATCGCGCCACCTCAGGGAGTGCACTAATCAATGGAAAACCATTCGCAGAATTACATAATCCTCTAGCAACAGTAGGTGCCGCGCTTGATGGATTCGGAGCTCATCGTATGCGAACAGGACGGGCACACTTGCGTTGGATTGCTCGTGCCGCAGGATTGTCTAACTCACGTGTCGAGGAAGTTTTGGAAATAGTAGGACTAACTAATGCAGCCGGGAAAAGAGTTGGGAAGTATTCTCTTGGTATGGGGAGAAGACTGGGAATAGCAGCTGCGCTACTTGGTGATCCAAAAATATTGATTTTAGATGAACCCGTAAATGGGCTCGACCCAGAAGGAATTCGGTGGATTCGGACATTTTTACGTGAACGTGCTGAATCTGGAAATACGGTGTTATTATCCAGTCATCTAATGGGAGAGCTTGCAGAGACGGTTGATGACGTGGTGATTATTAAGCATGGAACAATCGTTGCAGATGGAACATTGGAAGAAGTAATAGGTAACCATTCCACACTGGAGGAAGCCTTTTTTGCCCTGACATCTGATAATGCAGGTGATGTTGTATGA
- a CDS encoding ABC transporter permease, with the protein MRAFNAELSKLFSLPGIWLAFLIGAFAPAFIAALDSIAEKEEIIAGVSTRLSEVGYIGLVMGVQGVIILGVLAVSSEYLTESSESGGGQQITTSLTVVSSRFHFLLAKAGAVAVISVLLCIVAIMTTVSATHLILGEYAPAFEWSRLIGAVCYWTFTALLALGITMLTKNGIIPLAVLIINSSVVSFSVLLYRVTKLAFYLPDRAGAEMFMFTSDTFTGSLLDRYHTPFTGGLVMFAWVVVIFIAAAVVFHRRDVAA; encoded by the coding sequence ATGAGAGCATTTAATGCGGAACTATCTAAATTATTCTCCTTACCGGGTATTTGGCTTGCTTTTCTCATTGGAGCGTTTGCACCAGCGTTTATTGCTGCCTTGGACAGCATAGCAGAAAAAGAGGAGATTATAGCTGGAGTTAGCACACGGCTATCAGAAGTTGGCTATATCGGATTAGTTATGGGTGTGCAAGGTGTCATTATTCTTGGTGTGCTTGCTGTCAGCAGTGAGTATTTGACAGAGAGCAGTGAATCTGGTGGAGGACAACAGATTACAACAAGTTTAACGGTTGTTTCATCCCGATTTCATTTTTTGCTGGCAAAAGCAGGCGCTGTGGCAGTGATCAGCGTACTGCTTTGTATTGTTGCTATTATGACAACTGTGTCAGCAACGCATCTTATTCTTGGTGAATATGCCCCTGCATTTGAATGGTCTAGACTTATCGGTGCAGTTTGTTACTGGACATTCACTGCTCTTTTAGCACTTGGGATTACTATGCTAACCAAAAATGGCATCATCCCGCTTGCTGTACTTATAATAAATTCATCCGTTGTGTCCTTTAGTGTCCTGCTTTATAGGGTTACAAAGTTGGCGTTTTACTTACCGGATAGGGCTGGCGCAGAAATGTTTATGTTTACAAGCGACACGTTCACAGGCAGTTTATTAGACAGATATCACACACCCTTCACAGGCGGTTTAGTCATGTTTGCCTGGGTAGTCGTTATTTTCATTGCTGCAGCTGTTGTATTCCATAGGAGGGATGTTGCAGCATGA